In Acanthopagrus latus isolate v.2019 chromosome 23, fAcaLat1.1, whole genome shotgun sequence, the genomic window AAAAGACTTCTGACAAATATTCAGAACCTCTGTTCTTGTGTTATTGAGACATCATGACACAGCAGGTCAGCGGCTCACCGTTCTTCAAGCCCTTCTTCCTGAAGACGCCTGTCAGTCTCCTGCGACAGAGACGACACACACTCCCCGCCAGCGAGTTCAgaaacctcacgccacaagatgccatcagtgtgtttgagatagagagagaaggTAAATCAAGCTTCTGCTGTTCACTAACAGACCATATTTAACCTGTTTTAAACCTGTATATCACAAGGTAAGAACTCAACTGACATTCTACAATGTAAACgaaaatatactgtatttctaTTCAGTCATTGGAGAAGCTATAAATCTCTTAAATATTATTTGGATGTTAAACATTGTATAAGTGCCAGTTTTTAATTGAGAGGAACAGATTTCTTTCtctgatcatcatcatcgtgACTCTCAGGACACGACACCACTGTATCAACTGCTTCTCTTCACACCCTCAgcatttgtctctgtgtctggaGAGTGTCCGCTTACCCTGGATGAAGTGCTTAACTTCCTGGGTCAGTGCCCTGAGCTGTCGCTGGGTTGGTTTGAGGAGGGACAACTGGTAGCTTTCATCATCGGCTCTGGCTGGGGCAAGGAGAGGCTTTCACAGGTATGAAGACACAGAAACTGTAAAGAAGACCAAATATTTCTTCTCCATGCAagctgatcattttaaaaaatttgCTGTGATTCATATGAATTTTGGCTCATGGCTGCTTTTGATGCCTTCTCTGTAATCTCTTTTCTCCAGGAGGCGATGACTCAGCATGTCCCAGACACCCCTGCTGTGCACATCCATGTGCTGTCGGTGCACCGTCACTGTCGACAGCAAGGAAAGGGCTCCATCCTCTTGTGGCGCTACCTGCAG contains:
- the aanat2 gene encoding arylalkylamine N-acetyltransferase 2, whose translation is MTQQVSGSPFFKPFFLKTPVSLLRQRRHTLPASEFRNLTPQDAISVFEIEREAFVSVSGECPLTLDEVLNFLGQCPELSLGWFEEGQLVAFIIGSGWGKERLSQEAMTQHVPDTPAVHIHVLSVHRHCRQQGKGSILLWRYLQYLHCIPGLRRALLICEEFLVPFYQKAGFKEKGPSAISISNMQFQEMEYTLGGQAYTRRNSGC